A window of the Butyricimonas virosa genome harbors these coding sequences:
- a CDS encoding M23 family metallopeptidase, translating into MKYTEEMILQSPSGYCMPFEEDEGKDIKVLMGYGEQKDTATGNTFFNHGIDIGISHHPLAALASGIISGVGNDREQGIYLTVRYGKYEVSYSGLANVFAQFGQTVKAGQPVAVSGNSLHLTVSFNGEELNPIEFLTMLYGNIQATKFSRDKELSGMGNFDSGLKTKYDKDKEEIEELMLRFLPVYMKDLFHGDYIVPEYTVQSLRNVFSVGAIKNYFYETMPSMANPLGIGSRALPLANKVQNLLIADFLNYLALRHNVYISSMSEELKKNFRPKQ; encoded by the coding sequence ATGAAATATACAGAAGAAATGATCTTGCAATCGCCAAGTGGCTACTGTATGCCCTTCGAGGAAGACGAAGGCAAAGATATAAAGGTCCTTATGGGCTATGGCGAACAGAAAGATACTGCAACCGGTAATACGTTCTTCAATCACGGCATAGACATCGGAATCAGTCATCATCCGCTGGCTGCACTGGCAAGCGGTATCATTTCTGGAGTTGGGAATGATAGAGAACAGGGAATTTACCTGACTGTACGATATGGGAAGTATGAAGTATCCTATAGTGGCTTGGCAAACGTTTTCGCCCAGTTTGGACAAACCGTGAAAGCAGGGCAACCTGTTGCTGTCAGCGGAAACAGTTTGCATTTGACAGTGAGTTTCAATGGTGAAGAACTGAATCCGATAGAGTTTCTGACGATGCTGTATGGTAATATTCAGGCCACAAAATTCTCCAGAGACAAAGAATTATCCGGTATGGGTAATTTTGATAGTGGGCTGAAGACAAAATATGATAAGGACAAGGAAGAAATAGAAGAACTTATGCTTCGTTTTCTTCCTGTGTATATGAAAGATCTTTTCCATGGAGACTACATCGTACCGGAATATACTGTACAGTCTCTAAGAAATGTGTTCTCGGTAGGAGCCATAAAGAATTATTTCTATGAAACTATGCCAAGCATGGCAAATCCTTTAGGAATTGGCAGCAGGGCATTGCCGTTAGCAAATAAGGTTCAGAATCTGTTGATTGCCGACTTCTTGAACTATCTCGCTCTCAGACATAACGTATATATATCCTCTATGAGCGAAGAATTAAAAAAAAACTTCAGGCCGAAGCAATAG
- a CDS encoding zincin-like metallopeptidase domain-containing protein, translated as MKEKTKFEINAAEKQIELLSNALSGAAEAGGHWLNVSGKGYPRFYPTGVSVSPFNALFMALHSDKNGCKSNLFTLYSEAKARGASVRENEKGVPFLFYNWNKYVNRNNPDEIISRSDYVRLAPEEKAQYKGIHNAEVRTLFNIDQTLLPFVDKKEYEEALAKYGNSIEQGFGEKELRELRPRFNNFLQSITQNLSPIRTDASGIAHYDTQKDAIYIPRQKDFIHYTDYVQEALQQIVSATGHQQRLAREGMIMKNGIPPTEDAVKQEKLVTEIASGIKMLEFGLPARLSDASLELTDYWNRELKENPNLIDAIESDVNNALEVIRKAERGEKIEYATLRNHRQTEQMKGQMPKHYIVADEIKKYPDKDNKTIVLVIDKEKGIADVILPAGASLEVNNEIKGMNKQRIQTALEKNGMREVRFYNPDGALGFRPDDRYFAEKQIEVARLKNWALETLSTINAAPAVKKAEEMSFEQVQMVQDDNNRWALFIKPEGKDGYSVYPDKEDLNRFFTTLRQSLDNIDKVRDELAKKYYTLAESKPDLKVDLFHTADESIDLNRIQRVSVFKTKNGAILCAATIDSQKLQPRSVTPQQWQRMWVAENRDTFKQHLAATLYADVLKKGQSQEQIPSEKETDEAVQKNIQDNLEPSNKPEQVTEKSETAKQWDKIKDKHPDAVLLFRTGEKYRIYNQDAEKTANILGLPIQKDSDSVFEKVVEFPLHSLDSHLPKLIRAGERVAICDKLEEKHKMTDEITSAQENDKTHGLRR; from the coding sequence ATGAAAGAGAAGACAAAGTTTGAAATAAACGCAGCAGAGAAACAGATTGAATTGCTTTCCAATGCATTGAGTGGAGCAGCTGAAGCTGGTGGTCACTGGCTCAACGTTTCAGGAAAAGGTTATCCACGCTTCTATCCGACAGGAGTATCAGTGAGTCCATTCAATGCCTTGTTCATGGCATTGCACTCAGACAAGAATGGCTGCAAAAGTAATTTATTCACGTTGTATAGCGAAGCCAAAGCCAGGGGTGCATCAGTGAGGGAAAACGAAAAGGGCGTACCGTTCCTGTTCTATAATTGGAATAAGTATGTAAACCGGAATAATCCCGATGAAATAATATCAAGATCTGACTATGTACGACTGGCTCCGGAAGAAAAAGCTCAATATAAGGGTATACACAATGCAGAAGTGCGGACATTGTTCAATATTGATCAGACTCTGTTGCCCTTTGTTGACAAGAAAGAATATGAAGAGGCCTTAGCCAAATACGGCAATAGTATTGAACAGGGATTTGGCGAAAAGGAACTCAGAGAGTTAAGGCCACGATTCAATAATTTTCTGCAATCCATCACTCAGAATCTGTCCCCTATCCGCACTGATGCCAGTGGAATAGCTCATTATGACACACAAAAGGATGCCATATACATTCCTCGTCAGAAAGACTTCATACATTACACAGACTATGTACAGGAGGCTCTACAGCAAATTGTGTCTGCAACTGGTCATCAGCAGCGTCTTGCCAGAGAAGGTATGATTATGAAAAATGGTATTCCTCCTACTGAGGATGCTGTCAAGCAAGAAAAACTGGTTACCGAAATCGCTTCAGGGATAAAGATGCTGGAGTTTGGTTTGCCTGCCAGATTATCTGATGCCAGTCTTGAACTGACAGATTATTGGAATCGGGAACTGAAAGAGAATCCCAATCTGATAGATGCTATCGAAAGTGATGTCAACAACGCTCTTGAAGTAATACGTAAAGCAGAACGCGGAGAGAAGATTGAGTATGCCACTTTGCGCAACCATAGGCAGACCGAACAAATGAAGGGACAGATGCCGAAGCACTATATTGTCGCTGACGAAATCAAGAAATATCCGGACAAGGATAATAAGACCATCGTTCTTGTCATTGACAAAGAGAAGGGCATTGCAGATGTAATACTCCCTGCAGGTGCATCGCTGGAAGTGAACAATGAAATAAAGGGCATGAATAAACAACGTATTCAGACAGCGTTGGAGAAGAATGGAATGAGAGAAGTAAGATTCTACAATCCGGACGGTGCCTTGGGATTTAGGCCAGATGATAGATATTTCGCAGAAAAACAGATCGAAGTCGCGAGACTAAAGAACTGGGCATTGGAAACACTCTCAACAATAAATGCAGCCCCTGCCGTAAAGAAAGCTGAAGAAATGTCATTTGAGCAGGTTCAGATGGTGCAAGATGACAATAATCGCTGGGCACTCTTCATCAAACCTGAGGGTAAGGATGGCTACAGTGTCTATCCAGACAAGGAAGACCTTAACCGTTTTTTCACTACTTTGAGGCAATCATTGGATAATATTGATAAAGTACGTGACGAACTTGCAAAGAAATATTATACACTTGCTGAAAGCAAACCTGACCTGAAAGTGGATCTTTTCCATACAGCAGACGAGAGCATTGACCTTAACCGCATACAGCGTGTATCTGTATTCAAAACCAAGAATGGAGCCATACTCTGCGCAGCAACCATAGACAGCCAAAAGCTGCAACCACGGAGTGTTACACCGCAGCAGTGGCAGCGGATGTGGGTGGCGGAGAACAGGGATACGTTCAAACAACATCTTGCCGCAACTCTTTATGCAGATGTCCTGAAAAAGGGACAGTCACAGGAACAGATTCCTTCCGAAAAGGAAACTGATGAAGCTGTCCAAAAAAATATTCAGGACAATCTTGAACCTAGCAATAAGCCTGAACAGGTAACAGAGAAATCAGAAACGGCAAAACAATGGGATAAAATCAAGGACAAACATCCTGATGCCGTTCTTCTGTTTCGTACTGGTGAAAAATATAGAATTTACAATCAGGATGCTGAGAAGACTGCAAATATATTGGGTTTGCCTATTCAAAAAGATTCTGACAGTGTTTTTGAAAAAGTAGTCGAATTTCCATTGCATTCTCTTGACAGTCACCTTCCCAAACTGATTCGTGCCGGGGAACGTGTTGCCATTTGTGACAAACTGGAAGAAAAGCATAAGATGACAGATGAAATTACCTCTGCACAGGAAAACGATAAGACCCATGGTCTACGCAGATAA